A portion of the Macaca mulatta isolate MMU2019108-1 chromosome 2, T2T-MMU8v2.0, whole genome shotgun sequence genome contains these proteins:
- the LOC114676395 gene encoding LOW QUALITY PROTEIN: intraflagellar transport protein 122 homolog (The sequence of the model RefSeq protein was modified relative to this genomic sequence to represent the inferred CDS: inserted 1 base in 1 codon; substituted 1 base at 1 genomic stop codon), protein MTQEKRPVSSPSSQLPPLKLARKALNCIAMVMDSEMVFPLVCVLFPQIGKDRALNFDPCCISYFTKGEYILLGGSDKQVSLFTKDGVQLGTVGEQNSWVWTCQVKPDSNYVVVGCQDGTISFYQLIFSTVHGLYKDRYAYRDSMTDVIVQHLITEQKVQIKCKETTKKIAIYRNXLAIQLILCYXLYSEDSLDMHYQVKKKIVKKFECNLLVMCANHIIPCQGGSHRIPTVPVPREPNANSVAWNTQCEDMLCFSGGGYLNIKASIFPVHHIHQELALPQLHQTNSAY, encoded by the exons ATGACACAGGAGAAAAGACCGGTCAGCTCTCCGTCTTCCCAACTCCCTCCATTAAAGTTGGCGAGAAAAGCCCTTAATTGTATTGCAATGGTTATGGATTCGGAAATGGTTTTTCCCTTGGTGTGTGTTCTTTTTCCTCAGATTGGAAAGGATCGGGCACTGAACTTTGACCCCTGCTGCATCAGCTACTTTACTAAAGGGGAGTACATTTTGCTGGGGGGTTCAGACAAGCAAGTATCTCTTTTCACCAAGGATGGAGTGCAGCTTGGGACTGTTGGGGAGCAGAACTCCTGGGTGTGGACGTGTCAAGTGAAACCAGATTCCAACTATGTG GTGGTCGGCTGCCAGGACGGCACCATTTCCTTCTACCAGCTTATTTTCAGCACAGTCCATGGGCTCTACAAGGACCGCTATGCCTACAGGGATAGCATGACTGACGTCATTGTGCAGCACCTGATTACTGAGCAGAAAG ttCAGATTAAATGCAAAGAGACTACCAAGAAGATTGCCATCTATAGAAATTGATTAGCTATCCAACTAATCCTCTGCT AATTATATTCAGAGGACTCATTAGACATGCATTACCAGgtaaaaaaaaagattgtcaaGAAGTTTGAGTGCAACCTCCTGGTGATGTGTGCCAATCACATCATCCCATGCCAG GGTGGTTCTCACAGGATCCCCACCGTCCCTGTCCCCCGGGAACCAAATGCCAACAGTGTGGCCTGGAACACCCAGTGTGAGGACATGCTCTGCTTCTCGGGAGGAGGCTACCTCAACATCAAAGCCAGCATCTTCCCTGTGCACCACATCCACCAGGAACTTGCTCTCCCTCAATTGCACCAAACCAACTCTGCTTATTAA
- the RPL32 gene encoding large ribosomal subunit protein eL32 isoform X2: MAALRPLVKPKIVKKRTKKFIRHQSDRYVKIKRNWRKPRGIDNRVRRRFKGQILMPNIGYGSNKKTKHMLPSGFRKFLVHNVKELEVLLMCNKSYCAEIAHNVSSKNRKAIVERAAQLAIRVTNPNARLRSEENE; this comes from the exons ATGGCCGCCCTCAGACCCCTTGTGAAGCCCAAGATCGTCAAAAAAAGAACCAAGAAGTTCATCCGGCACCAGTCAGACCGATATGTCAAAATTAAG CGTAACTGGCGGAAACCCAGAGGCATTGACAACAGGGTTCGTAGAAGATTCAAGGGCCAGATCTTGATGCCCAACATTGGTTATGGgagcaacaaaaaaacaaagcacatgCTGCCCAGTGGCTTCCGGAAGTTCCTGGTCCACAACGTCAAGGAGTTGGAAGTGCTGCTGATGTGCAACAA ATCTTACTGTGCCGAGATTGCTCACAATGTTTCTTCCAAGAACCGCAAAGCCATCGTGGAAAGAGCTGCCCAGCTGGCCATCAGAGTCACCAACCCCAACGCCAGGCTGCGCAGTGAAGAAAATGAGTAG
- the RPL32 gene encoding large ribosomal subunit protein eL32 isoform X1, whose protein sequence is MAALRPLVKPKIVKKRTKKFIRHQSDRYVKIKRNWRKPRGIDNRVRRRFKGQILMPNIGYGSNKKTKHMLPSGFRKFLVHNVKELEVLLMCNNGQTGCSWLHSDSWVLLWTTLKSSETSWARSYCAEIAHNVSSKNRKAIVERAAQLAIRVTNPNARLRSEENE, encoded by the exons ATGGCCGCCCTCAGACCCCTTGTGAAGCCCAAGATCGTCAAAAAAAGAACCAAGAAGTTCATCCGGCACCAGTCAGACCGATATGTCAAAATTAAG CGTAACTGGCGGAAACCCAGAGGCATTGACAACAGGGTTCGTAGAAGATTCAAGGGCCAGATCTTGATGCCCAACATTGGTTATGGgagcaacaaaaaaacaaagcacatgCTGCCCAGTGGCTTCCGGAAGTTCCTGGTCCACAACGTCAAGGAGTTGGAAGTGCTGCTGATGTGCAACAA TGGTCAAACTGGGTGCTCTTGGCTCCATTCAGACTCTTGGGTTCTGCTCTGGACCACTTTGAAGAGTTCTGAAACTTCATGGGCAAG ATCTTACTGTGCCGAGATTGCTCACAATGTTTCTTCCAAGAACCGCAAAGCCATCGTGGAAAGAGCTGCCCAGCTGGCCATCAGAGTCACCAACCCCAACGCCAGGCTGCGCAGTGAAGAAAATGAGTAG